In a genomic window of Anomalospiza imberbis isolate Cuckoo-Finch-1a 21T00152 chromosome 5, ASM3175350v1, whole genome shotgun sequence:
- the ATXN7L1 gene encoding ataxin-7-like protein 1 isoform X4, with product MAALERPVPSPEAFLGQPWAAWVREAAPPHAHGAAPPHSVDLEETGKESGKSREVMRLNKEERRHSSMCKPSPSPASPACNSRTSLVQMKPKSCISGHNPVSSNSKPFKTPKDNLLTSSSKQHTVFPSKVSRDKPCVPVPVVSLEKIPNLVKADGANVKMNSATTTTITSSSTSSSTIPAPTLVKSGLTSKSVPPSPEKILNGKGIVAPSIDKKHQNGTKSSNKPYKRLSEREFDPNKHCGVLDPETKKPCTRSLTCKTHSLNHRRAVPGRKKQFDILLAEHKARSREKEVAKDKEHPPSARESYQSQPTPAQDSLSGSSVNSGQESKVTSPAKSRPPNSVLPRPSSANSINSNSSSNHSGYVPELPLPSMGGDITSRLSSDEGEADGAEESEKLDCHFSGHHPRPLGFCSYGSRLMGRGYYVFDRRWDHFRFALNSMVEKHLNSQMWKKIPPAADSPMPSPAAHVSTPFPASVLQPFSNPSAVYIPSTPISSRITSSYIMTSAMLSNAAFVTTTETNSIMSHTTAFPHVAASLSIMDSTFKAPSAVSPVPAVIPSPSHKPSKTKTSKSSKVKDLSSRSDESSSNKKKKPQSSSSSSSSSSLSLQTSSSSSFSGSHKKNCVLNPSSTLNSYQATSSYNSVSVHNNGTSPLSAKSEPSGRTSLSSSSTDSVKHMSMVVSSIDASNLSVSSLVHHSGDHSLGAHNAVSSLPLSFDKSEGKKRKNSSSSSKACKITKMPGMNSVHRKSTANLISAVPDPTSSSISRQIGKNSSVALSQSSPSSTSNPVHNRQKTSNRTGRIRTLP from the exons AACGGAGACACAGTTCAATGTGTAAAccttccccttctccagcttctccagcctgtAATTCCAGGACATCCTTAGTACAGATGAAACCGAAATCCTGTATCAGCGGCCATAACCCTGTCAGCAGCAACTCAAAGCCATTCAAAACGCCCAAAGACAATCTACTTACCTCCAGTAGCAAACAGCACACAGTCTTTCCTTCAAAAGTGTCACGGGATAAACCATG TGTTCCTGTTCCAGTAGTCAGTCTAGAGAAAATTCCTAACTTAGTGAAGGCAGATGGTGCCAATGTTAAAATGAATTCTGCAACCACTACCACCATCACTTCGTCCTCAACTTCTTCATCCACCATACCTGCTCCAACTTTGGTTAAATCTGGTTTGACATCCAAGTCAGTGCCACCATCACCAGAAAAGATTCTGAACGGCAAAGGAATTGTAGCTCCATCAATAGACAAGAAACACCAAAATGGCACTAAAAGCAGTAACAAGCCTTACAAAAGACTTTCAG AAAGAGAATTTGACCCAAATAAGCACTGTGGAGTACTGGATCCTGAAACAAAGAAACCTTGCACAAGATCCCTCACCTGCAAG ACTCATTCACTTAATCATCGACGAGCAGTTCCAGGCCGTAAAAAACAGTTTGACATCCTTCTAGCTGAACACAAAGCTCGAtccagggaaaaagaagtcgCAAAAGACAAAGAGCATCCACCATCTGCAAGGGAAAGCTATCAGAGCCAGCCCACACCAGCACAAGACTCTCTGTCAGGATCCTCAGTGAACTCTGGGCAAGAATCTAAAGTAACATCTCCTGCAAAATCTAGACCACCAAATTCTGTACTTCCAAG ACCTTCATCTGCAAATAGCATAAACAGCAACAGTTCTTCGAACCACAGTGGGTACGTACCAGAACTGCCACTGCCTTCCATGGGAGGAGATATCACAAGCAGATTGTCCAGTGATGAAGGAGAAGCGGATGGAGCTGAAGAATCTGAGAAATTAGACTGTCACTTTTCTGGACACCATCCCAGACCTCTTGGG TTCTGTTCATATGGCAGTCGCTTAATGGGAAGAGGGTACTATGTCTTTGACAGAAGATGGGACCATTTTCGATTCGCACTGAACTCCATGGTAGAAAAACACTTGAACTCACAGATGTGGAA GAAAATCCCTCCTGCGGCAGACAGTCCCAtgccttctccagcagcacatgTCTCCACTCCTTTTCCAGCATCAGTCTTACAGCCCTTCAGCAACCCCAGTGCAGTGTATATTCCTTCAACACCTATCAGTTCAAGAATCACTTCTTCTTACATAATGACATCAGCCATGTTATCAAATGCAGCCTTTGTGACAACGACAGAGACAAATTCCATTATGTCACACACCACAGCTTTTCCTCACGTGGCTGCAAGCCTGAGCATCATGGACTCAACTTTTAAGGCGCCATCAGCTGTGTCACCAGTGCCAGCAGTCatcccttccccatcccacaAGCcatccaaaacaaaaaccagcaaATCCTCAAAAGTGAAAGACCTGTCATCTCGGAGTGATGAGTCTTCaagtaacaaaaagaaaaagccgCAGTCGTCGTCTTCATCGTCTTCATCATCCTCATTATCTTTGCAGACATCTTCCTCATCTTCATTTTCAGGGTCCCACAAAAAGAACTGTGTCCTGAACCCCAGTTCAACGTTGAACTCCTATCAGGCGACATCCTCCTATAACAGTGTGTCTGTGCACAATAATGGAACAAGCCCACTCAGTGCCAAATCGGAGCCCTCAGGACGGACTTCATTGTCAAGTAGTTCAACAGACTCAGTGAAACACATGAGCATGGTAGTGAGCAGTATTGACGCTTCTAATCTGTCTGTATCTTCTCTCGTGCACCACTCAGGGGACCACTCCCTGGGAGCACATAATGCAGTGTCTTCTCTACCCCTTTCTTTTGacaaatcagaaggaaaaaaacgTAAAAACTCTAGTTCTAGTAGCAAAGCCTGTAAAATCACTAAAATGCCTGGTATGAATAGTGTTCATAGAAAGAGCACTGCCAACCTTATTTCTGCGGTGCCAGATCCTACAAGCAGCTCCATCTCTCGGCAG ATTGGAAAAAATAGCAGTGTAGCTTTGTCACAATCCAGTCCTTCGAGTACATCAAACCCAGTACACAACAGACAA AAGACATCAAACCGGACTGGTAGAATAAGGACTCTTCCATAA
- the ATXN7L1 gene encoding ataxin-7-like protein 1 isoform X5 gives MCKPSPSPASPACNSRTSLVQMKPKSCISGHNPVSSNSKPFKTPKDNLLTSSSKQHTVFPSKVSRDKPCVPVPVVSLEKIPNLVKADGANVKMNSATTTTITSSSTSSSTIPAPTLVKSGLTSKSVPPSPEKILNGKGIVAPSIDKKHQNGTKSSNKPYKRLSEREFDPNKHCGVLDPETKKPCTRSLTCKTHSLNHRRAVPGRKKQFDILLAEHKARSREKEVAKDKEHPPSARESYQSQPTPAQDSLSGSSVNSGQESKVTSPAKSRPPNSVLPRPSSANSINSNSSSNHSGYVPELPLPSMGGDITSRLSSDEGEADGAEESEKLDCHFSGHHPRPLGFCSYGSRLMGRGYYVFDRRWDHFRFALNSMVEKHLNSQMWKKIPPAADSPMPSPAAHVSTPFPASVLQPFSNPSAVYIPSTPISSRITSSYIMTSAMLSNAAFVTTTETNSIMSHTTAFPHVAASLSIMDSTFKAPSAVSPVPAVIPSPSHKPSKTKTSKSSKVKDLSSRSDESSSNKKKKPQSSSSSSSSSSLSLQTSSSSSFSGSHKKNCVLNPSSTLNSYQATSSYNSVSVHNNGTSPLSAKSEPSGRTSLSSSSTDSVKHMSMVVSSIDASNLSVSSLVHHSGDHSLGAHNAVSSLPLSFDKSEGKKRKNSSSSSKACKITKMPGMNSVHRKSTANLISAVPDPTSSSISRQIGKNSSVALSQSSPSSTSNPVHNRQKTSNRTGRIRTLP, from the exons ATGTGTAAAccttccccttctccagcttctccagcctgtAATTCCAGGACATCCTTAGTACAGATGAAACCGAAATCCTGTATCAGCGGCCATAACCCTGTCAGCAGCAACTCAAAGCCATTCAAAACGCCCAAAGACAATCTACTTACCTCCAGTAGCAAACAGCACACAGTCTTTCCTTCAAAAGTGTCACGGGATAAACCATG TGTTCCTGTTCCAGTAGTCAGTCTAGAGAAAATTCCTAACTTAGTGAAGGCAGATGGTGCCAATGTTAAAATGAATTCTGCAACCACTACCACCATCACTTCGTCCTCAACTTCTTCATCCACCATACCTGCTCCAACTTTGGTTAAATCTGGTTTGACATCCAAGTCAGTGCCACCATCACCAGAAAAGATTCTGAACGGCAAAGGAATTGTAGCTCCATCAATAGACAAGAAACACCAAAATGGCACTAAAAGCAGTAACAAGCCTTACAAAAGACTTTCAG AAAGAGAATTTGACCCAAATAAGCACTGTGGAGTACTGGATCCTGAAACAAAGAAACCTTGCACAAGATCCCTCACCTGCAAG ACTCATTCACTTAATCATCGACGAGCAGTTCCAGGCCGTAAAAAACAGTTTGACATCCTTCTAGCTGAACACAAAGCTCGAtccagggaaaaagaagtcgCAAAAGACAAAGAGCATCCACCATCTGCAAGGGAAAGCTATCAGAGCCAGCCCACACCAGCACAAGACTCTCTGTCAGGATCCTCAGTGAACTCTGGGCAAGAATCTAAAGTAACATCTCCTGCAAAATCTAGACCACCAAATTCTGTACTTCCAAG ACCTTCATCTGCAAATAGCATAAACAGCAACAGTTCTTCGAACCACAGTGGGTACGTACCAGAACTGCCACTGCCTTCCATGGGAGGAGATATCACAAGCAGATTGTCCAGTGATGAAGGAGAAGCGGATGGAGCTGAAGAATCTGAGAAATTAGACTGTCACTTTTCTGGACACCATCCCAGACCTCTTGGG TTCTGTTCATATGGCAGTCGCTTAATGGGAAGAGGGTACTATGTCTTTGACAGAAGATGGGACCATTTTCGATTCGCACTGAACTCCATGGTAGAAAAACACTTGAACTCACAGATGTGGAA GAAAATCCCTCCTGCGGCAGACAGTCCCAtgccttctccagcagcacatgTCTCCACTCCTTTTCCAGCATCAGTCTTACAGCCCTTCAGCAACCCCAGTGCAGTGTATATTCCTTCAACACCTATCAGTTCAAGAATCACTTCTTCTTACATAATGACATCAGCCATGTTATCAAATGCAGCCTTTGTGACAACGACAGAGACAAATTCCATTATGTCACACACCACAGCTTTTCCTCACGTGGCTGCAAGCCTGAGCATCATGGACTCAACTTTTAAGGCGCCATCAGCTGTGTCACCAGTGCCAGCAGTCatcccttccccatcccacaAGCcatccaaaacaaaaaccagcaaATCCTCAAAAGTGAAAGACCTGTCATCTCGGAGTGATGAGTCTTCaagtaacaaaaagaaaaagccgCAGTCGTCGTCTTCATCGTCTTCATCATCCTCATTATCTTTGCAGACATCTTCCTCATCTTCATTTTCAGGGTCCCACAAAAAGAACTGTGTCCTGAACCCCAGTTCAACGTTGAACTCCTATCAGGCGACATCCTCCTATAACAGTGTGTCTGTGCACAATAATGGAACAAGCCCACTCAGTGCCAAATCGGAGCCCTCAGGACGGACTTCATTGTCAAGTAGTTCAACAGACTCAGTGAAACACATGAGCATGGTAGTGAGCAGTATTGACGCTTCTAATCTGTCTGTATCTTCTCTCGTGCACCACTCAGGGGACCACTCCCTGGGAGCACATAATGCAGTGTCTTCTCTACCCCTTTCTTTTGacaaatcagaaggaaaaaaacgTAAAAACTCTAGTTCTAGTAGCAAAGCCTGTAAAATCACTAAAATGCCTGGTATGAATAGTGTTCATAGAAAGAGCACTGCCAACCTTATTTCTGCGGTGCCAGATCCTACAAGCAGCTCCATCTCTCGGCAG ATTGGAAAAAATAGCAGTGTAGCTTTGTCACAATCCAGTCCTTCGAGTACATCAAACCCAGTACACAACAGACAA AAGACATCAAACCGGACTGGTAGAATAAGGACTCTTCCATAA